One stretch of Arachis hypogaea cultivar Tifrunner chromosome 20, arahy.Tifrunner.gnm2.J5K5, whole genome shotgun sequence DNA includes these proteins:
- the LOC112785036 gene encoding protein RICE SALT SENSITIVE 3: protein MCLLILVWEDGFCNFAASGAAPEINSVELNKCRLIGKVAADHSHKWIYKEPNEQEINFLSVWHNSSDSDLGSTVPISNKDHSFHCCKRRCCSIGSNSQSSVSTLYI from the exons ATGTGCCTTCT GATATTGGTGTGGGAAGATGGATTCTGCAACTTTGCTGCGTCAGGAGCAGCACCTGAAATAAACTCTG tgGAATTGAATAAGTGCAGGTTGATAGGAAAAGTTGCTGCTGATCACAGTCACAAATGGATATACAAAGAGCCTAATGAACAAGAAATCAACTTCTTGTCAGTGTGGCATAATTCATCTGATTCG GACTTGGGAAGCACAGTTCCAATCTCGAATAAAG ACCATAGCTTTCATTGCTGTAAGAGAAGGTGTTGTTCAATTGGGAGCAATTCACAAAGTTCTGTCTCTACTctatatatatga